The nucleotide window GCATTACTTGTAGATTGGCCTTGCATGGTGTCCATGTTTTTCACAATCTCCGCATTCCCGGCACCATATCCAATCCTCCATCCCGTCATGGAATAAGCTTTGGAGACTCCATTCACTACAAAGGTTTTTTCCTTCATCTTCGGCGAGATCATGGCAGGATTTACAAATTCCAATCCATCATAAATGATTTTTTCGTAGATGTCATCAGAAACAGTAATGATGTCTTTGGGCTCGAGAACCTTTACAAGAGCTTCCACATCCGAACGAGTGTAAGCTGCCCCTGTTGGGTTGGATGGCGAGTTGAAAATAAAAACTTTTGTCTTAGGTGTGATTGCTTTTTCCAATTGGTCGGCAGTGATTTTAAATCCACTGGAAATATCGGTTGCCACAATCACAGGAATTCCTTCAGCCAAACGAACGATGTCCGCATAACTCACCCAATACGGTGCGGGAATGATGACCTCGTCGCCTGGGTTGAGAGTTGCCATAAAAAAATTGTAGAGAACCTGCTTTCCCCCTGTTCCTACAATGATTTGGTTCTTTTCGTATTTCAGACCGTTTTCGGTTTCGAATTTACGAATGATTGCCTCTTTCAAAGAAACAGTTCCACTCACGGGAGTGTATTTGGTTTTCCCTTGGTCCATTGCTTTTTTGGCTGCGTCTTTGATATGTGTAGGCGTATCAAAGTCAGGTTCCCCTGCACCAAATCCAACAACGTCGAGTCCACTCGCTTTCAGTTGGTTTGCTTTCGCAGTGATCGCGAGAGT belongs to Leptospira wolbachii serovar Codice str. CDC and includes:
- a CDS encoding pyridoxal phosphate-dependent aminotransferase, producing MKLVARRLDVVEPSPTLAITAKANQLKASGLDVVGFGAGEPDFDTPTHIKDAAKKAMDQGKTKYTPVSGTVSLKEAIIRKFETENGLKYEKNQIIVGTGGKQVLYNFFMATLNPGDEVIIPAPYWVSYADIVRLAEGIPVIVATDISSGFKITADQLEKAITPKTKVFIFNSPSNPTGAAYTRSDVEALVKVLEPKDIITVSDDIYEKIIYDGLEFVNPAMISPKMKEKTFVVNGVSKAYSMTGWRIGYGAGNAEIVKNMDTMQGQSTSNASSISQAAAEAALTGDQTPVADMLKAFDKRRKLIVGLLREIPGFECRMPEGAFYAFPYISGVYETPGFKKLVAEKKESSYSKLFCDVLLDKYNVAAVPGIAFGDDKAIRLSYALGDKDIEKGVSRIKQMVEDLQK